A window of Salmo trutta chromosome 31, fSalTru1.1, whole genome shotgun sequence contains these coding sequences:
- the LOC115169931 gene encoding piggyBac transposable element-derived protein 4 isoform X3 → MHLLHLFAESQNTKKEEVEFGRTSGQTAKMELEEVQDKRSLSECDKRKKAMQPENSSVVQDDNGKEAGEINSDGESQGCGSNDSFLDSIFEEELDRLLDLDENEDLPYLTEPSEAMEGHDSLPNGTEVTETRRGDDFTPNRTEVTETIEEDEYPPDGTEVTETRGGDDSPPIMTRLRVRGISSRPKIEVSESSEEDGEDLPPDTEVIESRASKRTKLNSSPKAAPQRKARPTSSPPWTPSPAKSKNRAHAAIPLFSGSERKWRTEDEPDQEHKRLPFEPARTPGPQLDTSKHYTVLELFQLFFSNAVVDTLCSNTNKNAKRRQEHGIKEPWKPVSVEEMYKYLSIVIYMGLLNVHTVSDYWNRNRIYCLPFCCTVMTMTRFRAITYSLHMSDPAEDEENDKKKGTAGYDWLMRIQPLKDQILVACRAFYHPFQNLSIDERMVRSKACHSLKQYIKSKPYRYGFKLYVLADSRNGYTCDFNVFMSKNPSASGKGESYDVAMNLLKVPYLGTGYHIYVDNFFTSTTFFRDLYKKKLGACGTIREIRVGIRENSMPARAEKGTIRWLRDGELLFTKWMGAQPVTMCTTIHKAFAGEQVKIRKQSKNGSWTIQCIPVPEAIKPYNKYMGGVDLSDSLIKCYSVAHKTMKWYKTFFFHFVDIAVVNSFLLQKDMAQMNKKKPMTHKQFREQLCLQLADISKQDEAEEESSEEEEEEEEEEEQPEEEKELVEVKRPCYPVPIIDPTTVDSSQRKSSGRKKCCLCKESQTNWQCESCQVALCMIPDRNCFRVWHMNKKDLVAEVFKRHIKYNPYPTHPWMEYGGKKIEFKSQKQAQSFIKRHFGLRNNRK, encoded by the exons atgcacctatTACATCTGTTTGCTGAGAGTCAAAATACCAAAAAAGAAGAAGTAGAATTTG GCAGAACCAGTGGACAAACAGCCAAGATGGAGCTGGAGGAGGTGCAGGACAAACGCTCCCTCTCTGAATGCGATAAGAG GAAGAAGGCAATGCAACCTGAGAACAGCAGCGTTGTTCAAGATGATAATGGAAAGGAAGCAGGAGAAATTAATTCTGATGGAGAATCTCAGGGATGTGGCAGCAACGATTCATTTCTAGATTCCATCTTTGAAGAAGAGTTGGATCGACTTTTGGACCT AGATGAGAATGAAGACCTTCCTTATCTGACGGAACCTTCAGAGGCTATGGAGGGGCATGATTCCCTTCCCAATGGAACAGAAGTTACAGAAACTAGAAGGGGAGATGACTTCACTCCCAACAGGACAGAAGTTACAGAGACTATAGAGGAGGATGAATACCCTCCAGATGGGACAGAAGTTACAGAGACTAGAGGGGGAGATGACTCTCCTCCAATTATGACACGGCTCAGGGTAAGGGGCATCTCCTCTCGCCCTAAGATAGAAGTTTCAGAGTCAAGTGAGGAAGATGGAGAAGACCTTCCCCCTGATACAGAAGTCATCGAGAGCAGGGCTTCAAAAAGAACAAAACTCAACTCTAGCCCCAAAGCAGCACCGCAAAGGAAGGCCAGGCCTACATCCTCTCCTCCCTGGACACCCAGCCCTGCCAAATCCAAAAACAGAGCTCATGCAGCCATACCTCTTTTCAGTGGGTCAGAGAGGAAGTGGAGGACTGAGGATGAACCAGACCAAGAGCATAAACGGTTACCTTTCGAACCAGCTAGGACTCCTGGACCCCAGCTAGACACTTCAAAGCACTACACTGTTCTAGAGCTCTTCCAGCTCTTCTTCAGTAATGCTGTTGTTGATACTCTTTGCTCAAACACCAACAAGAATGCCAAGAGAAGACAGGAACATGGAATCAAAGAACCATGGAAACCTGTGTCTGTGGAGGAAATGTACAAATACCTCAGCATTGTAATCTATATGGGTCTGCTGAATGTGCACACTGTATCAGACTACTGGAATCGAAACAGAATATATTGTCTTCCTTTTTGTTGTACAGTCATGACTATGACAAGATTTCGGGCAATCACCTATTCACTGCACATGAGTGACCCAGCAGAGGATGAGGAAAACGACAAGAAGAAGGGGACTGCGGGGTATGATTGGCTCATGAGAATCCAACCTCTCAAAGACCAGATATTGGTGGCATGCAGAGCCTTCTACCACCCATTCCAGAACCTTTCCATTGATGAGCGCATGGTGCGCTCCAAGGCCTGCCACAGCCTCAAACAATACATTAAATCCAAGCCCTACAGGTATGGATTCAAGCTGTATGTTTTAGCTGATTCAAGAAATGGCTACACCTGCGACTTCAATGTCTTTATGAGCAAGAACCCATCTGCTTCAGGCAAAGGGGAGAGCTATGATGTTGCCATGAACCTGTTGAAGGTGCCTTACTTGGGCACTGGGTACCACATTTATGTTGATAACTTCTTCACCAGCACAACTTTCTTCCGTGACCTGTACAAAAAGAAATTGGGAGCATGTGGAACCATACGTGAAATCCGTGTGGGCATCCGAGAGAACAGCATGCCTGCTCGAGCAGAGAAAGGAACCATCCGCTGGCTCCGTGATGGGGAGCTGCTCTTCACCAAGTGGATGGGTGCACAACCAGTCACCATGTGTACCACCATTCATAAGGCATTCGCAGGGGAGCAGGTCAAAATCAGGAAACAGAGCAAAAATGGATCCTGGACAATACAGTGTATACCCGTCCCAGAGGCAATCAAGCCGTACAACAAGTATATGGGGGGTGTGGACCTGTCTGATTCCCTTATCAAATGCTACAGTGTGGCCCACAAAACCATGAAGTGGTACAAGACCTTCTTCTTCCACTTTGTAGACATTGCTGTGGTGAACAGCTTCCTCCTGCAGAAGGACATGGCCCAGATGAACAAGAAAAAGCCCATGACCCACAAGCAGTTCAGGGAGCAGCTGTGCCTGCAGCTTGCTGACATTAGTAAGCAGGATGAGGCTGAAGAAGAGtcttcagaggaggaggaggaggaggaggaggaggaagaacaaccagaagaagagaaggaattgGTGGAAGTGAAGCGACCATGCTACCCTGTACCCATAATTGATCCAACCACTGTTGACTCCTCGCAAAGAAAATCTAGTGGCAGGAAGAAATGTTGTCTGTGCAAGGAAAGCCAGACCAACTGGCAGTGTGAGTCCTGTCAGGTAGCACTCTGTATGATACCAGACAGAAACTGCTTCAGAGTTTGGCACATGAATAAAAAGGATCTCGTAGCAGAAGTTTTCAAGAGGCATATAAAGTACAACCCATACCCTACCCATCcttggatggaatatggggggaaaaaaattgaaTTTAAGTCTCAAAAACAGGCGCAGAGTTTCATTAAACGTCATTTTGGCTTGAGGAACAACAGGAAGTAA